A genomic window from Agrobacterium tumefaciens includes:
- a CDS encoding LysR family transcriptional regulator yields the protein MSDRPLDLGWMRIFTEVARCGSLTAAAASLRLTQPAVSYQIRRLEEELGVALVQRRHRGIELTTEGQRLFEIVSRNVDAIDLLAQQLRRTEERQTIRLHTDYAFSSLWLIPRMHGFRALNPDINIQIVATQDPLGQGKHDSDVMIIFGTRQEAGDGAVLLLSEKVTPVCSPALLAGTPAPATVADFSRRKLIHLENTSQAHWFDWPSYFKHFGVQRTADHDGGDISFNNYTMVVQATIGEQGFALGWAGLVDPLLEAGVLVTAGPSLDAPGRGYWLMRPKSSDSAVRKLTGWLIDERR from the coding sequence ATGTCAGACCGGCCGCTTGATCTGGGATGGATGCGCATTTTCACCGAGGTTGCCCGCTGCGGCAGCCTGACGGCGGCGGCGGCATCCCTGCGGCTGACGCAGCCGGCCGTCAGCTATCAGATTCGCCGGCTGGAGGAGGAACTGGGTGTGGCGCTCGTGCAGCGCAGACATCGCGGCATCGAACTGACCACGGAGGGTCAGAGGCTGTTCGAGATCGTCTCGCGCAATGTCGATGCCATCGACCTTCTCGCACAACAGCTGCGCCGGACGGAGGAGCGGCAGACCATCCGTCTGCACACGGACTATGCCTTCTCGTCCCTGTGGCTCATCCCGCGCATGCACGGATTTCGCGCGCTCAACCCCGACATCAACATCCAGATCGTCGCCACGCAGGATCCACTCGGCCAGGGCAAACACGATAGCGACGTGATGATCATTTTCGGCACGCGGCAGGAGGCGGGTGACGGAGCGGTGCTACTGCTCTCGGAAAAGGTCACGCCGGTCTGCTCGCCTGCCCTGCTGGCCGGGACACCGGCACCCGCAACCGTTGCGGATTTTTCGCGGCGGAAGCTCATCCACCTCGAAAACACCTCACAGGCGCACTGGTTCGACTGGCCTTCCTATTTCAAGCATTTTGGCGTGCAGAGAACGGCCGACCATGATGGCGGCGATATCAGCTTCAACAACTACACCATGGTGGTGCAGGCAACCATTGGCGAGCAGGGTTTCGCGCTCGGCTGGGCCGGACTGGTCGATCCGCTGCTCGAGGCCGGCGTGCTGGTGACGGCAGGCCCAAGCCTCGACGCACCGGGGCGCGGCTACTGGCTGATGCGGCCGAAAAGCAGCGACAGCGCGGTGAGAAAACTCACCGGCTGGCTGATCGACGAGCGGCGATGA
- the choX gene encoding choline ABC transporter substrate-binding protein: MKTISHLHRIAAGLFLSVAAFSTPLQAADDAACKTIRLSDPGWTDITATNGVASVLLDALGYEADVKTLSVPIGYQAMKNGEIDVFLGNWMPAQKSFVDDLNAAKAAEVMTKNLEGAKFTLAVPAYMAEKGVKDFADLAKHADEFESKIYGIEPGAPANQNIQKIIDANDFGLKGWQLVESGEQAMLAQVERAGRDKKAVVFLAWAPHPMNEKIDIAYLSGGDAYFGPNFGGAEVYTLARTGWPQQCPNAATLLKNLKFDIGMENTLMGSILGGEDSKAAAAAWLKANPQALDGWLQGVTTLDGKPGADAVKGKLGL, encoded by the coding sequence ATGAAAACCATTTCTCATCTGCATCGCATCGCCGCCGGTCTTTTTCTGTCCGTGGCGGCCTTCTCCACCCCGCTTCAGGCGGCCGATGATGCGGCCTGCAAGACGATCCGCCTCAGCGATCCAGGCTGGACCGACATCACCGCCACCAATGGCGTCGCCTCCGTCCTGCTCGATGCCTTGGGTTATGAGGCTGACGTCAAGACGCTGTCGGTGCCAATCGGCTATCAGGCTATGAAAAACGGAGAGATCGACGTTTTCCTCGGTAACTGGATGCCGGCGCAGAAATCCTTCGTGGACGATCTGAACGCCGCAAAGGCGGCCGAAGTGATGACGAAGAACCTCGAAGGCGCCAAGTTCACATTGGCAGTGCCGGCCTATATGGCGGAAAAAGGCGTCAAGGATTTCGCCGATCTGGCTAAACATGCCGATGAATTCGAAAGCAAGATTTACGGAATTGAGCCGGGCGCACCGGCCAACCAGAATATCCAGAAGATCATCGACGCCAATGATTTCGGCCTGAAGGGCTGGCAGCTCGTCGAATCCGGCGAGCAGGCCATGCTCGCGCAGGTGGAACGGGCGGGCAGGGACAAGAAGGCGGTGGTCTTCCTCGCCTGGGCGCCGCATCCGATGAATGAGAAGATCGATATTGCCTATCTCTCCGGCGGTGACGCCTATTTCGGCCCGAATTTCGGTGGCGCGGAAGTCTATACGCTCGCCCGCACCGGCTGGCCGCAGCAATGCCCGAATGCGGCGACGCTGCTCAAGAACCTCAAATTCGATATCGGCATGGAAAATACCCTGATGGGCTCCATTCTCGGTGGTGAGGATTCGAAGGCGGCGGCAGCGGCCTGGCTGAAGGCCAATCCGCAGGCGCTGGATGGCTGGCTGCAGGGCGTTACCACGCTGGATGGCAAGCCGGGTGCGGACGCCGTCAAAGGCAAGCTTGGCCTCTAA
- the betC gene encoding choline-sulfatase: MPRPNILILMADQFNGTFFPDGPADFLHAPHLKALAERSVRFANTYTASPLCAPARASFMSGQLPSRTRVYDNAAEFASDIPTYAHHLRAAGYYTGLSGKMHFVGPDQLHGFEERLTTDIYPADFGWTPDYTKPGERIDWWYHNLGSVTGAGVAEITNQMEYDDEVAYHATRKLYDLSRRLDDRPWCLTVSFTHPHDPYVARRKFWDLYEDCPALDPETEALSFDEHDPHSKRLLEACDHRAFDISPEEIRRARRGYFANISYIDEKVGEILEVLKATRMEEDTIILFLSDHGDMLGERGLWFKMCFFEGSARVPLMVAAPGWQPALIDAPVSTLDVTPTLCGLAGLDITSLKRWTDGEDLAALAKGTGGRGPVPMEYAAEGSIAPLVALRDGRYKLSVCEADPPLLYDLEADPEERTNLASDPAFSAVLSSLSAEIGRRWQLPVFDAAVRESQARRWVVYKALRNGAYYPWDYQPLQKASERYMRNHMDLNVLEENQRFPRGE, encoded by the coding sequence ATGCCGCGTCCCAATATCCTGATCCTTATGGCCGACCAGTTCAACGGGACGTTTTTTCCCGATGGCCCGGCCGATTTCCTCCACGCACCCCATCTGAAAGCATTGGCGGAGCGGTCTGTCCGCTTCGCCAACACCTATACGGCAAGCCCGCTCTGCGCACCGGCCCGCGCCTCCTTCATGTCCGGGCAATTGCCGAGCCGGACGCGGGTTTATGACAATGCCGCCGAATTTGCCTCCGATATCCCGACCTATGCGCACCACCTGCGGGCGGCGGGTTATTACACCGGCCTTTCAGGCAAGATGCACTTCGTCGGGCCCGACCAGCTGCATGGCTTCGAGGAGCGCCTGACGACGGATATCTATCCCGCGGATTTCGGCTGGACGCCTGATTATACCAAACCGGGTGAGCGCATCGACTGGTGGTATCACAATCTCGGCTCGGTCACCGGTGCGGGCGTCGCCGAAATCACCAACCAGATGGAATATGACGACGAGGTCGCCTATCACGCCACCCGCAAGCTTTACGACCTGTCGCGCCGCCTCGATGACCGGCCGTGGTGCCTGACGGTCAGTTTCACCCACCCGCACGACCCCTATGTGGCGCGGCGCAAATTCTGGGACCTCTATGAAGACTGCCCGGCGCTCGACCCAGAGACGGAAGCGCTTTCCTTCGATGAACACGACCCGCATTCGAAACGGCTGCTGGAAGCCTGCGACCACCGGGCTTTCGATATTTCGCCCGAAGAGATACGCCGGGCACGACGCGGTTATTTCGCCAATATCTCCTATATCGACGAAAAGGTCGGCGAAATTCTCGAGGTTCTGAAGGCGACGCGGATGGAGGAGGACACGATCATCCTCTTCCTGTCAGACCATGGCGATATGCTGGGTGAGCGTGGCCTGTGGTTCAAGATGTGTTTCTTCGAAGGTTCCGCCCGTGTGCCGCTGATGGTGGCCGCACCCGGTTGGCAGCCGGCTTTGATCGATGCCCCTGTCTCGACACTCGATGTCACGCCGACGCTGTGTGGACTTGCCGGGCTTGATATTACGTCACTCAAACGCTGGACGGATGGCGAGGATCTGGCGGCGTTGGCCAAGGGAACCGGCGGGCGTGGTCCGGTGCCGATGGAATATGCCGCAGAAGGCTCCATCGCACCGCTCGTTGCCCTCCGCGACGGCCGCTACAAGCTGTCGGTTTGCGAGGCCGATCCGCCGCTGCTCTATGATCTCGAGGCAGACCCTGAGGAACGCACGAACCTTGCAAGTGATCCTGCTTTCAGCGCCGTTCTTTCATCGCTTTCCGCTGAAATCGGCCGGCGCTGGCAGCTCCCGGTTTTCGACGCGGCGGTGCGGGAAAGCCAGGCACGGCGCTGGGTGGTCTACAAGGCGCTGCGCAACGGCGCCTATTATCCGTGGGACTACCAGCCTCTGCAGAAAGCCTCCGAACGCTACATGCGAAACCACATGGACCTTAACGTGCTGGAGGAAAACCAGCGCTTTCCGCGCGGGGAATGA